In Bacillus sp. Cs-700, one genomic interval encodes:
- a CDS encoding universal stress protein, translated as MSVKHTNILVAVDGSESAEVAFSRAVELSIQDQASLIIAHVIDTRNFSTFELYDIATERAEDFGKRLLKEYEEKAMIAGVTNVKTVIEYGSPKVKIAKTIAPQNKIDLIVCGATGMNRVERLLMGSVSEHITRNATCDVMVVRGVKVSSKEGHHDEHSRQNT; from the coding sequence ATGAGTGTAAAACACACAAACATACTTGTTGCTGTTGATGGTTCTGAGTCTGCTGAGGTCGCTTTCTCAAGAGCGGTCGAACTTTCTATTCAAGATCAAGCATCCCTAATCATTGCCCACGTTATCGACACAAGAAATTTTTCCACATTTGAGCTATATGATATCGCAACAGAGAGAGCTGAAGATTTCGGAAAGCGGCTATTGAAAGAATATGAAGAAAAAGCAATGATCGCTGGAGTAACGAACGTGAAAACCGTAATTGAGTATGGATCACCGAAAGTGAAAATTGCTAAAACCATTGCTCCACAAAATAAAATTGATTTAATCGTTTGTGGTGCAACTGGTATGAATCGTGTTGAGAGATTGCTTATGGGCAGCGTTTCAGAACATATTACACGTAATGCCACTTGCGATGTGATGGTTGTACGTGGTGTCAAAGTTTCAAGTAAGGAGGGGCATCACGATGAACATAGCAGACAAAATACGTAA
- a CDS encoding helix-turn-helix domain-containing protein, with protein sequence MARGLLENEAELSKRQLHLLMQISTIFNSSLDFYAVIQSVIEETVSVIDAADGGVLFLYDDERKRLKVVGSTGFRKKTVNEVLLQPGESMTGLAFEKKETLHFKTNLEVEEAMKTMTPQNATLYHQSADDLPMSTICIPIIKEDDCTGVIVLDQFNLEKEFTKDDIRLVEAISSQAAIALMNANLYRNKEASLQKLKEFNKTMINQNESLSKSVETHHALSDIGMNEGSFQEICSYLTNSIGKAVMIFDPFGEVKASSNFEWSSTENLQKMILKHLNTIKQKKHEVEVFHAKEDFLLFPLGRLSFPLGYLAIISESLPLTRFEHSAVFHACTVAGLQLMKQEAEHKERQRLTGELIINLLSAQEEEADLSYLADRLQADWNDFFTVAVLDVPQEVEQGHEEWLRSCIHASVSHLLQKGDTKLLVTEWGRQIVILFHDAHGVESSIVSVNRFIRDFKALTSSITSEKMCRIGIGKSVKGIRALDQSFSEAKKTIKFLERFTFAGYSSWYGEIGALRLLLNNNEEELANYALEYLSPLLAYEKRRKGELFQTLFVYLSTGQDIKNASEQLHVHVNTMNYRIQRIQEILTINFNDPSDLLNIQVACSIYRYLFEA encoded by the coding sequence ATGGCGAGAGGGTTGCTTGAAAATGAAGCAGAATTAAGTAAAAGACAACTACATTTATTGATGCAAATCTCAACTATCTTTAACTCATCACTTGATTTCTATGCAGTGATTCAGTCCGTCATTGAAGAGACTGTCTCTGTCATTGATGCTGCAGACGGTGGCGTGCTCTTTTTATACGATGATGAGCGGAAGAGATTGAAAGTTGTGGGATCGACTGGGTTCCGAAAGAAAACGGTAAATGAAGTATTGCTTCAACCTGGAGAATCGATGACAGGCCTGGCATTTGAAAAAAAAGAAACGCTCCATTTTAAAACAAACCTTGAAGTAGAAGAAGCGATGAAAACGATGACGCCTCAGAATGCAACGCTCTACCATCAGTCCGCAGATGATTTACCTATGAGTACCATTTGTATTCCAATTATTAAAGAAGACGATTGTACAGGGGTTATTGTATTAGATCAATTTAATCTAGAAAAAGAGTTTACGAAGGACGATATTCGGTTGGTTGAAGCCATCTCATCTCAGGCGGCGATTGCTCTCATGAATGCGAATTTGTATCGGAATAAGGAGGCTTCTCTTCAAAAATTAAAGGAATTTAACAAGACAATGATAAATCAAAATGAAAGTTTATCAAAATCTGTAGAAACCCACCATGCCCTATCTGATATCGGAATGAATGAAGGGTCTTTTCAAGAAATTTGTTCTTATCTTACAAATTCTATCGGTAAAGCCGTTATGATTTTTGATCCATTTGGTGAAGTGAAGGCGTCGAGCAACTTTGAATGGTCATCAACTGAAAACTTGCAAAAGATGATTTTGAAGCACCTCAATACCATTAAGCAAAAAAAACATGAGGTTGAAGTGTTTCACGCTAAAGAAGATTTCTTGTTATTCCCACTTGGTAGACTTTCCTTCCCACTAGGCTATCTTGCGATTATTTCCGAATCGCTACCGCTTACAAGGTTTGAACATTCTGCTGTTTTTCATGCATGCACAGTGGCGGGTCTACAATTAATGAAACAAGAAGCGGAGCATAAAGAACGGCAGCGGCTTACCGGTGAACTAATCATCAATCTTCTATCTGCTCAGGAAGAGGAAGCGGATCTAAGCTACCTTGCCGATCGACTTCAAGCTGATTGGAATGATTTTTTTACCGTGGCGGTTCTCGATGTTCCCCAAGAAGTAGAGCAGGGGCACGAAGAATGGTTGCGGAGTTGCATTCATGCATCAGTTAGTCATTTGCTTCAAAAAGGTGATACGAAATTGCTTGTGACAGAGTGGGGGAGACAGATTGTTATCCTCTTCCACGATGCACATGGGGTAGAATCATCAATCGTATCAGTTAATCGCTTTATCCGTGATTTCAAAGCACTGACTTCATCTATTACGTCAGAAAAAATGTGTAGAATCGGAATCGGAAAATCAGTTAAAGGAATACGCGCATTAGACCAGTCCTTCAGTGAAGCCAAGAAAACAATTAAATTTTTAGAACGCTTTACATTTGCTGGGTATTCGTCTTGGTATGGAGAAATTGGAGCGCTTCGTTTATTGTTAAACAACAACGAGGAGGAGCTTGCTAATTATGCGCTTGAGTATCTCTCTCCCCTACTTGCTTATGAGAAGCGACGCAAAGGAGAGCTTTTTCAAACATTGTTTGTGTACTTATCGACAGGACAGGATATCAAAAACGCTTCGGAACAACTACACGTTCATGTGAACACAATGAATTACCGCATTCAACGTATCCAAGAGATTTTAACGATTAATTTTAACGATCCATCTGACCTTTTGAACATTCAAGTTGCTTGTAGTATTTACCGCTATTTATTTGAAGCGTAA
- a CDS encoding M20 family metallopeptidase, whose protein sequence is MRTALFKRLEELYPQMVELRREFHQQPELSFHEVHTPKRIAEFYEKLGIPIRTEVGGRGVVAVLEGALPGKTVALRADFDALPINDEKDVPYKSTVPGVMHACGHDGHTSTLLHLAKALNEQRDQLAGRVVFIHQFAEEITPGGAKPMIEDGCLDGVDVLFGTHLWSGFPTGTVAYKTGRIMAAADSFEIVVKGRGGHGGIPHEAVDSIVIASQLVSQLQQIVSRFIDPGHTAVLSIGSFHAGSAFNVISETATLKGTVRTFDRDVREKIIALMERMIKGTCASSGADYRFTYDRGYPPVVNHEKETMMLKEAAQRVGNVKNVVETEALMVGEDVAYYLEKVPGTFFLTGSGNKELSSTYPHHHPMFDIDEEAMLIAAQTLGEATLSYLEQHRYKAEEIKS, encoded by the coding sequence ATGAGAACTGCACTGTTTAAGAGGTTAGAAGAACTTTATCCACAAATGGTTGAACTACGAAGAGAGTTTCATCAGCAACCCGAGCTTTCTTTCCATGAAGTTCACACACCAAAACGAATCGCTGAATTTTATGAAAAGCTTGGAATACCTATTCGAACTGAAGTTGGTGGAAGAGGTGTTGTAGCTGTTCTAGAAGGAGCATTACCTGGTAAAACAGTAGCCTTACGAGCCGATTTCGATGCTCTTCCAATAAATGATGAAAAAGACGTTCCATATAAATCGACGGTGCCCGGCGTGATGCATGCTTGCGGACACGACGGACATACGTCTACGCTTTTACATCTTGCAAAAGCGTTAAACGAACAACGTGATCAGTTAGCTGGACGAGTTGTTTTTATTCATCAATTTGCTGAAGAAATCACGCCTGGTGGTGCAAAGCCGATGATCGAAGATGGGTGTCTTGATGGGGTTGACGTGCTCTTTGGAACGCATCTCTGGTCAGGGTTTCCTACAGGCACCGTCGCATACAAAACAGGACGCATAATGGCAGCTGCCGACTCGTTTGAAATTGTCGTAAAGGGAAGAGGTGGGCATGGAGGTATTCCGCACGAAGCGGTCGATTCCATTGTCATTGCTAGTCAGCTTGTTAGTCAGTTGCAGCAAATCGTTAGTCGATTTATTGATCCAGGTCATACAGCAGTCTTGTCAATTGGCTCCTTTCATGCAGGATCGGCGTTTAACGTTATTTCAGAAACGGCTACGCTGAAAGGAACCGTTCGTACTTTTGATCGAGATGTTCGTGAGAAAATTATTGCGTTAATGGAACGAATGATTAAAGGGACGTGTGCGAGTAGCGGGGCTGACTATAGGTTTACCTATGATCGAGGATACCCTCCTGTCGTGAACCACGAGAAGGAAACGATGATGCTTAAGGAGGCGGCCCAAAGAGTAGGAAATGTAAAAAATGTGGTCGAAACAGAAGCATTAATGGTCGGAGAAGATGTTGCTTATTATCTTGAAAAAGTACCGGGAACGTTCTTTTTAACTGGTTCAGGAAATAAGGAGCTGTCATCGACTTATCCTCATCATCATCCGATGTTTGATATTGATGAGGAAGCAATGTTGATTGCTGCTCAAACGCTTGGAGAGGCGACTTTATCTTATTTAGAACAACATCGTTATAAAGCAGAAGAGATAAAGAGTTAA
- a CDS encoding SDR family oxidoreductase has product MNICILGATGRVGSKVLKQAIRDHHNVCVLVRSPEKLSIKDGVTIVEGDVLNEDDVMKASEGADVIISALGTDKTTTLSESTPILLNVMKKQGIKRIITVGTAGILNSRTDPGVYRFESSESKRKTTRAAKEHLAVYEMLNKSQVEWTIICPTYLPEGDARGGYRVEENYLPEDGKEISTADTAHYVYQELIERNHIRKRVGIAY; this is encoded by the coding sequence ATGAATATATGCATTTTAGGAGCTACTGGCCGAGTCGGTAGCAAAGTACTAAAACAAGCTATTAGAGATCACCATAACGTATGTGTTCTTGTACGATCACCAGAAAAGCTTTCAATAAAAGATGGAGTAACAATTGTAGAAGGCGATGTGTTAAATGAGGATGACGTAATGAAAGCAAGCGAAGGAGCCGACGTGATAATTAGTGCGCTTGGAACTGATAAAACCACAACGCTATCTGAGAGTACACCAATTCTGCTAAACGTTATGAAGAAGCAGGGTATAAAACGCATTATTACAGTTGGTACAGCAGGTATACTAAACAGTCGTACCGATCCTGGGGTTTATCGTTTTGAGTCATCCGAATCAAAACGTAAAACTACCCGAGCAGCAAAAGAGCACCTCGCTGTCTACGAGATGCTGAATAAAAGCCAAGTGGAATGGACCATTATTTGCCCTACGTACTTACCAGAAGGAGACGCTCGGGGTGGTTACCGAGTTGAAGAAAATTACCTTCCTGAAGATGGAAAAGAAATCTCAACTGCAGACACGGCTCATTATGTGTATCAAGAACTCATTGAAAGAAATCATATCAGAAAACGCGTAGGAATCGCTTACTAA
- a CDS encoding Ger(x)C family spore germination protein: MDRRIMIGGLLAFLMLMLAGCNDQKVIEDLAIISMMSFDQTDEPAGDLKITASFPNLTSETSNEEQIIETIANSKKEAEDLLSSKTRQQVVNGQIHSVILGEQFARDGVKSVINSMERDQEIGSQVKVVVADQEGSEIIRTKVVPDIGSYIDKMLKTESDKFTIPETDIYHFSRDYYDDGIDPVAPLFSKQDGRIVLIGTALFQKDRYVDHLDLTQSKIFMLLLKKVERSELTIKMAQEEKIRNVHFDYVTSHRKVKVYKKAGKIDHITIRVKMRGSVLEDTGKEGISSTNEIRRLENLVGRHIQGKAEEIIEILKENQTDSLGLGQYIRQSLSYEEWTALDKERLIETVPVSVEIDVTIKDTGMSQ, from the coding sequence ATGGATAGGCGAATAATGATAGGTGGCTTACTCGCCTTTCTAATGCTCATGCTCGCAGGATGTAACGATCAAAAAGTAATTGAAGATTTGGCGATTATTAGTATGATGAGTTTTGATCAAACAGATGAACCTGCTGGTGATTTAAAGATAACCGCCTCTTTTCCAAACTTAACGAGTGAAACGTCTAATGAAGAGCAAATCATTGAAACAATTGCGAATTCAAAAAAAGAAGCAGAGGACCTCCTTTCATCCAAAACAAGACAACAAGTTGTAAACGGTCAAATTCATTCCGTCATACTAGGTGAACAGTTCGCTAGAGATGGTGTGAAAAGTGTTATTAATTCGATGGAAAGAGATCAAGAAATTGGGTCTCAGGTAAAAGTCGTGGTGGCTGATCAAGAAGGCTCTGAGATTATTAGAACAAAAGTCGTGCCTGATATCGGGAGCTACATTGATAAAATGTTGAAAACCGAGTCAGATAAATTCACGATACCAGAAACGGATATTTACCACTTTTCTCGAGATTATTATGATGATGGGATTGATCCGGTCGCTCCTCTCTTTAGTAAGCAGGATGGAAGAATTGTACTGATTGGTACTGCTTTATTCCAAAAAGATCGCTATGTTGATCACCTTGATTTGACCCAATCAAAAATATTCATGCTATTGCTTAAAAAGGTAGAGAGAAGTGAGTTAACGATTAAAATGGCTCAAGAGGAAAAAATTCGTAATGTTCATTTTGACTATGTCACAAGTCACCGAAAAGTAAAGGTGTATAAAAAGGCAGGCAAGATCGATCATATAACGATTAGGGTAAAGATGAGAGGATCAGTTTTAGAAGACACGGGGAAAGAGGGGATTTCCTCTACTAACGAAATTCGTCGTTTAGAGAATCTGGTTGGAAGGCACATTCAAGGTAAAGCCGAGGAAATCATCGAGATTTTAAAAGAAAATCAAACAGATAGCCTTGGCTTAGGTCAGTATATTCGGCAATCACTATCTTATGAAGAATGGACTGCGTTAGACAAAGAACGTCTGATTGAAACCGTACCCGTATCTGTTGAAATTGATGTGACGATCAAAGATACAGGTATGTCTCAGTAG
- a CDS encoding zinc ABC transporter substrate-binding protein produces the protein MKKWIGYLLGASLFLLILAGCSSEADKQSEGKIIVTTTIGQIGDIAKNVGKEHVAVDSLMGPGIDPHLYKASQGDINKLSQADIIFYNGLHLEGKMGDIFAKMKEDKPTYPVAEAIPEDKLLVDQANAKAIDPHVWFDIELWQYAVMEVRDALIEYDPDHKADYEKNAETYLNELKKLEEEAQAKINEIPEESRVLVTAHDAFQYFGQAYGMEVKGLQGLSTDSEYGLRDVQNLVNTLADRNIKAVFIESSISERSINAVVEGAREKGHEVKIGGELYSDAMGEKGSPEGTYTGMYRHNIETIAKALK, from the coding sequence ATGAAAAAGTGGATTGGGTATCTTTTAGGGGCATCATTGTTTTTACTTATACTGGCAGGATGTAGCAGTGAGGCGGATAAACAAAGTGAAGGCAAGATTATAGTCACAACAACGATCGGTCAAATTGGTGATATTGCCAAAAATGTGGGTAAAGAGCATGTTGCAGTTGATTCTCTTATGGGACCGGGAATTGATCCTCATTTATACAAAGCTTCTCAGGGAGATATTAATAAGCTATCGCAAGCAGATATCATTTTTTACAATGGTCTTCACCTCGAAGGGAAAATGGGAGATATCTTTGCAAAGATGAAGGAAGACAAACCGACCTATCCCGTTGCTGAAGCAATTCCGGAAGATAAGCTATTGGTTGATCAAGCGAATGCGAAAGCTATTGATCCACACGTATGGTTCGATATTGAATTATGGCAATATGCTGTAATGGAAGTTCGCGATGCATTAATTGAGTATGATCCTGATCATAAAGCAGACTATGAGAAAAATGCAGAAACCTATTTAAATGAGTTAAAGAAACTAGAAGAAGAAGCTCAGGCAAAGATTAATGAAATACCAGAAGAGAGTCGTGTGCTTGTTACTGCCCATGATGCTTTCCAATACTTCGGTCAGGCGTATGGGATGGAAGTAAAGGGGCTGCAGGGCTTGAGTACAGATTCAGAATATGGTCTAAGAGACGTACAGAACCTTGTTAATACTCTCGCTGATCGCAATATTAAAGCTGTCTTTATAGAAAGTAGTATTTCAGAAAGATCGATCAATGCTGTTGTCGAAGGTGCAAGAGAAAAAGGGCATGAAGTGAAAATCGGCGGTGAACTTTATTCAGATGCAATGGGTGAAAAAGGTTCACCAGAGGGCACGTATACAGGCATGTATCGTCATAATATAGAGACGATTGCCAAGGCTTTGAAATAG
- a CDS encoding ATP-binding protein produces MEGLTYEFHFFLIIISILMIVSYTFVAFDFHEKAHIMTRPYRKFWVFGSSLAMGAGIWILQYLVLLGLSTADTSFYAPWFVCLSLAFPVFGSLLAFMTLSSRGQFKQIVKASLWIALSLLLLQMISSHYLLGLTYSIDDWWRVVLPLLMVFFSTVSSLWLVYGVSNERSSSFGRVLGALVFGLGTLAVHYFTMITSSVATKFEVESYSENHLVQYMALTGIFIISVLMLIRMMRNRELESQESMLRESERKYHSLVENCPDGIMVLDIQGHILNINPALERMSGYTLEHVSHKLSFHFVEERYIEQTTYCFERTKEGVPQKCESAITHRNGHSIHVKLISIPHMIENKMQGIIVIVEDITEFKETEELLRRSEKLTAVGELAAGVAHEIRNPLTSLKGFASLVYNSSNDEKSKEFLQIMLSEIDRINFIVSEFMLLARPHEKEFARSDLVSLLRHVVSLLKSQAILKNIEIRTQYDCEEFPILGEENQLKQVFVNVLKNAIEAMEDGGIIYVKVTESGTGVTVHIKDQGVGIPEHQLSRIGEPFYTLKENGTGLGLMVSFGIIDNHNGKMSLSSVEGKGTTVTVSLPLYERRLVKA; encoded by the coding sequence ATGGAAGGACTCACTTACGAGTTTCATTTTTTTCTAATTATTATTTCAATATTAATGATTGTAAGCTACACTTTTGTAGCATTTGATTTTCATGAAAAAGCTCACATCATGACGCGTCCATATCGGAAATTTTGGGTGTTTGGAAGTTCACTTGCAATGGGTGCAGGAATATGGATTCTGCAATACCTTGTTTTATTAGGTCTATCAACAGCAGATACTTCTTTTTACGCGCCCTGGTTTGTATGCTTATCTCTAGCTTTCCCAGTCTTTGGATCTCTCTTAGCTTTTATGACCCTTTCATCGAGAGGACAGTTTAAGCAAATCGTTAAAGCAAGTCTTTGGATTGCGCTATCGTTATTGTTATTACAAATGATTAGTTCTCATTATTTATTGGGGTTAACTTATTCGATCGATGACTGGTGGAGAGTCGTTCTTCCTTTGTTGATGGTTTTTTTCTCTACAGTTAGTAGTTTGTGGCTTGTATATGGAGTCTCTAATGAAAGAAGTAGCTCCTTTGGAAGAGTGTTAGGAGCGCTTGTTTTTGGTCTCGGAACGCTTGCGGTTCATTACTTTACAATGATCACATCTTCTGTTGCAACTAAATTTGAAGTTGAGAGCTATAGTGAAAACCACCTCGTGCAATACATGGCTTTAACAGGCATCTTTATTATTTCTGTTTTAATGTTAATTCGTATGATGCGGAATCGAGAGCTTGAAAGTCAGGAATCGATGCTACGAGAAAGCGAAAGAAAATACCATTCTCTTGTTGAGAATTGTCCTGATGGCATTATGGTGTTAGACATTCAAGGTCATATTCTAAATATTAATCCTGCCTTAGAACGTATGAGTGGGTATACGCTTGAACATGTGAGTCATAAATTAAGCTTTCATTTTGTTGAGGAGCGATACATCGAGCAAACAACGTATTGTTTTGAAAGAACAAAAGAAGGTGTTCCACAAAAATGTGAATCAGCGATTACCCATCGCAATGGTCATTCCATTCATGTGAAACTAATTTCTATTCCACATATGATTGAAAACAAGATGCAAGGTATTATTGTTATTGTAGAGGATATTACGGAGTTTAAAGAAACGGAGGAACTTTTAAGACGCTCTGAAAAACTAACGGCTGTCGGTGAGCTTGCGGCAGGAGTGGCGCATGAGATCCGGAATCCTCTGACATCGCTAAAAGGATTTGCGAGCCTTGTTTATAACTCCTCTAATGATGAGAAATCAAAAGAGTTTTTGCAAATTATGCTTTCGGAAATCGATCGGATTAATTTTATTGTTAGTGAATTTATGCTTCTAGCAAGGCCACATGAAAAAGAATTCGCCAGGAGTGATCTGGTTTCTCTGCTCAGGCATGTGGTTTCTTTATTAAAATCCCAGGCGATTTTAAAGAACATTGAGATCCGAACACAGTATGATTGTGAAGAGTTTCCAATTTTAGGTGAAGAAAATCAGCTGAAGCAAGTATTTGTAAATGTGCTAAAAAATGCTATTGAAGCGATGGAAGATGGAGGGATTATTTACGTTAAAGTTACTGAATCCGGGACGGGTGTGACTGTTCATATAAAAGACCAAGGAGTGGGGATTCCTGAGCATCAATTATCAAGAATAGGGGAACCCTTTTACACATTAAAGGAAAACGGAACAGGACTTGGTCTGATGGTAAGCTTTGGCATCATTGATAATCATAATGGAAAAATGAGTTTATCAAGTGTGGAAGGAAAGGGGACAACAGTTACAGTTTCTTTACCGTTATATGAAAGAAGGTTAGTGAAAGCATAA
- a CDS encoding metal ABC transporter permease, with the protein MFNDLILTLQDANTQWVLFGTILLGVASGVLGSFALLRKQSLIGDAMAHAALPGICLAFLLYGTKSIGWFLVGAALSGLLATYFIQVIINHSRIKEDTAIGLVLSVFFGFGIVLLTKIAQSENGNQSGLDDFIFGQAASLVGNDVRVISGVAIVLLIVTWLLFKELKLFTFDRQFAQGIGLPTGLLNGLLMALIVSAVVIGLQAVGVILMAAMLITPAISARYWTDRLDRMVIVAGTIGALSGMLGTLLSSMANRLPTGPVIVLAATAIFLISLIFAPNRGLVSKGLKLYRIRKIVARETVLQTMYDLSEEASITNNKLLFSKEELLSRRKMAVRKLDSNLKRLQKEGYVLRKEDLWHLTESGGYEAYEIVLNNRLFEIYTMYEMKFASLQFATNDVWDYKNIGSSTLQELEQLMAIHERTPKLEPEYFGEGETLRKEKSSQREKRKKEVKSL; encoded by the coding sequence ATGTTTAATGACTTAATCTTAACGTTACAAGATGCAAACACACAGTGGGTCCTTTTTGGAACCATTCTTCTGGGGGTTGCAAGTGGTGTTTTAGGTAGTTTTGCTCTTTTGCGTAAGCAAAGCTTGATCGGCGATGCAATGGCGCACGCAGCCCTTCCAGGTATTTGCCTTGCCTTCTTACTTTATGGAACGAAATCAATAGGATGGTTTCTAGTTGGTGCTGCTTTATCTGGTTTACTTGCCACATACTTCATTCAGGTCATTATTAATCATTCGCGTATTAAGGAAGATACGGCGATTGGACTTGTCTTATCTGTGTTCTTCGGATTTGGTATTGTTCTACTTACCAAGATAGCTCAATCCGAAAATGGAAATCAAAGCGGGTTAGATGACTTTATTTTCGGTCAGGCAGCATCGCTAGTAGGGAATGATGTTCGCGTCATATCTGGCGTAGCGATCGTCCTTCTTATTGTGACCTGGTTATTGTTTAAGGAATTGAAATTGTTTACTTTTGATCGTCAATTTGCGCAAGGAATTGGGTTGCCTACAGGTCTGCTTAATGGACTATTGATGGCTTTGATCGTAAGTGCTGTCGTTATTGGGCTTCAGGCAGTTGGTGTAATCCTAATGGCGGCAATGCTCATTACGCCTGCTATTTCAGCGAGATATTGGACCGATCGACTTGATCGTATGGTAATCGTAGCTGGAACGATTGGAGCTTTATCAGGCATGCTTGGAACGTTGTTAAGTTCGATGGCAAATCGACTTCCGACAGGTCCAGTCATTGTTCTTGCGGCAACGGCTATCTTTTTAATTTCACTGATCTTTGCTCCTAACCGTGGGTTAGTTTCAAAAGGATTAAAGCTCTATCGAATTCGAAAAATCGTTGCAAGAGAAACTGTACTTCAAACGATGTATGATCTTTCAGAAGAAGCAAGCATAACGAATAATAAACTTCTTTTCTCTAAGGAAGAGCTTCTTTCTAGAAGAAAAATGGCGGTTCGAAAGCTTGATTCGAACCTAAAACGACTTCAAAAAGAAGGGTATGTTCTCAGAAAAGAAGACCTGTGGCATTTAACAGAGTCGGGCGGATATGAAGCATATGAAATTGTATTAAATAATCGCCTTTTCGAAATATATACGATGTATGAGATGAAATTTGCTTCTCTTCAATTTGCTACGAATGATGTTTGGGATTATAAAAATATTGGTTCATCCACTCTTCAAGAGCTTGAACAACTAATGGCCATTCATGAGCGGACACCAAAGCTTGAGCCCGAATATTTTGGTGAAGGAGAAACGTTACGAAAGGAAAAGTCATCTCAAAGGGAAAAACGTAAGAAAGAGGTGAAGTCATTATGA
- a CDS encoding helix-turn-helix transcriptional regulator produces MNIADKIRKHRLEANMTIQELAVKVRIGAGLMQKIEENRYQPDVQTLLKISTALDIPASEFLEKDTIEALKKADSGI; encoded by the coding sequence ATGAACATAGCAGACAAAATACGTAAACATCGTTTAGAAGCAAATATGACCATTCAAGAATTGGCTGTAAAAGTTCGTATTGGAGCCGGTCTTATGCAAAAAATTGAAGAAAATCGTTATCAGCCAGACGTCCAAACATTGTTGAAAATCTCGACTGCGCTTGATATACCAGCCTCTGAATTTCTTGAAAAAGATACGATTGAGGCGTTGAAAAAGGCGGACTCTGGCATATAA
- a CDS encoding metal ABC transporter ATP-binding protein, translating to MNPIQVSNLTVAYDRKPVLQEVTFQMPEGKLIGVVGPNGAGKSTLIKAILGLIPKASGSVEIYGKSYRTQRKLVGYVPQRGSVDWDFPTNALDVVLMGRYGHIGWFRRPGKKDTAIAMQALDKVGMKEYAGRQISQLSGGQQQRVFLARALAQDATVYFMDEPFVGVDAATEKAIISLLNELKAQGKTVLVVHHDLQTVKEYFDWTLLLNKQKIALGPTEEVFTVENLQKTYGGRLAFLDSQVSPSYVVQP from the coding sequence ATGAATCCAATTCAAGTATCAAATTTAACAGTGGCATATGACCGGAAACCAGTTCTTCAGGAAGTAACTTTTCAAATGCCAGAAGGAAAATTAATTGGTGTTGTGGGACCAAATGGTGCAGGGAAATCAACGTTAATTAAAGCCATTTTGGGGTTGATTCCTAAAGCTTCTGGATCTGTTGAAATATATGGAAAGTCTTATCGTACCCAGCGGAAATTAGTTGGGTATGTGCCGCAGCGAGGTTCAGTGGATTGGGATTTTCCTACAAATGCTCTTGATGTTGTTCTCATGGGTAGGTACGGTCATATTGGATGGTTTCGCCGACCAGGGAAGAAGGATACGGCGATTGCGATGCAGGCCCTTGATAAAGTAGGAATGAAAGAATATGCTGGTCGTCAAATTAGTCAGCTTTCAGGTGGCCAGCAGCAAAGAGTCTTCCTTGCTAGGGCTCTTGCTCAGGATGCAACAGTCTACTTCATGGATGAACCGTTTGTAGGTGTGGATGCAGCAACAGAGAAAGCGATCATTTCTTTACTAAACGAACTCAAAGCACAGGGGAAAACGGTGCTTGTTGTGCACCATGATTTACAAACCGTAAAAGAGTATTTTGATTGGACGCTGTTATTAAATAAACAAAAAATTGCGCTTGGACCTACAGAAGAAGTATTTACAGTGGAAAATTTACAAAAAACATATGGAGGCCGTCTAGCCTTTCTCGATTCTCAGGTTAGTCCTTCCTATGTGGTGCAGCCATAA